From Clarias gariepinus isolate MV-2021 ecotype Netherlands chromosome 2, CGAR_prim_01v2, whole genome shotgun sequence, one genomic window encodes:
- the LOC128515651 gene encoding trace amine-associated receptor 13c-like: MNLTKFNQLNRCEHFSCPDRSVSYLYILLYVCSAAVVLLTVCGNLLVIISVIHFKQLHTPTNMLVLSLAVSDFFAGIFVMPPMLIWTIESCWIFGTVFCTIYWFIGGIFTISIYTIALIAVDRYLALSNPFLYMNVVSVKMTCVVMFFDWCVVVGYTIAVLYFNGNFTSSVMCPGECFIFLNEVWTIIDFVYSFIFPCFVIIILYTLVFVIAKKHATAIRELNNHTRPKAYKITSHSMKSERKAAKVLGILVSVFLLCLLPYFIYSFLDSIIELQTKAFQNVSILFCLNSAINPVIYALFYPWFRKCIKIIVTLQVFHIDSALINVLS; the protein is encoded by the coding sequence ATGAACCTAACTAAGTTTAATCAGCTTAATCGCTGTGAGCATTTCTCCTGTCCAGACAGATCTGTATCTTATCTAtatatcttactgtatgtgtgttcagctgctgtGGTTCTTCTCACTGTGTGTGGAAATCTGCTGGTCATCATCTCTGTTATTCACttcaagcagcttcacacaccgACTAACATGCTTGTGCTCTCTCTGGCTgtatcagatttttttgctgGCATTTTTGTCATGCCGCCAATGTTAATCTGGACTATTGAGTCATGCTGGATTTTTGGGACAGTTTTCTGTACCATCTATTGGTTTATTGGTGGAATATTTACAATATCAATATATACTATTGCTCTGATTGCTGTGGATCGGTATTTGGCTCTTTCAAATCCATTTCTTTACATGAATGTTGTATCAGTAAAAATGACttgtgttgtaatgttttttGACTGGTGCGTAGTTGTGGGCTATACCATAGCAGTCCTATATTTTAATGGAAACTTCACAAGTTCTGTAATGTGCCCTGGCgagtgttttattttcctaaatGAGGTTTGGACTATAATTGATTttgtatattcatttatatttccatGTTTTGTCATAATCATATTGTATACCCTGGTTTTTGTAattgctaagaaacatgccactgctatcAGAGAGCTTAATAATCACACAAGACCTAAAGCATATAAAATCACCTCACACTCAATGAAATCTGAAagaaaagcagctaaagtcctcggcattttagtgtctgtatttttgttatgtttacttccatattttatttacagttttttagaTAGTATAATTGAACTACAGACAAAAGCATTTCAAAACGTCTCAATCTTGTTTTGTCTCAACTCTGCCATCAACCCAGTTATTTATGCTTTGTTTTATCCATGGTTcagaaaatgcattaaaataattgtaacaCTGCAAGTATTCCACATAGACTCGGCATTAATTAATGTTCtttcttaa